The proteins below are encoded in one region of Phaseolus vulgaris cultivar G19833 chromosome 1, P. vulgaris v2.0, whole genome shotgun sequence:
- the LOC137814068 gene encoding polygalacturonase-like isoform X1 has protein sequence MALLKHLLLSLPIFIISFVFCHATLQEDPLTSIYVHHSPSTDNGGTLFKNFNKQSINLLSLNRLEKRSSLRKVNVNDYGAEGSGDTDDSEAFKKAWDVVCSSGEAILVVPEENYLLKPIRFSGPCKPNIEVQISGTLEASDDPSDYKEDSSHWLVFENIKKLFVYGGGTIDGNGKIWWKNSCKRNKKRPCKDAPTALTFDNCEDLIVENLNIENAQQMHVSFQDSENVKVSGLNVIAPEDSPNTDGIHVTNTQNIQISDSVIGTGDDCISIVHGSKNVEATNITCGPGHGISIGSLGAGKSKEIVSGILVNGAKIFGTKNGVRIKTWQGGSGSASDIQFQNIEMENVTNPIIINQNYCDKKKKPCKKRLLQKSAIQIKNVLYQNITGTSSSDIAVKFDCSEKFPCQEIKLQNIDLKCEDGDDAEAWCNNVELSYLGHVKPRCNSENIFTTFWKYFSWYI, from the exons ATGGCCCTCCTTAAACACCTCCTCCTCTCTCTCCCCATTTTCatcatttcttttgttttttgtcATGCCACCTTGCAAGAGGACCCACTTACCAGTATATATGTTCATCATTCACCTTCCACTGATAATGGTGGGACATTATTCAAGAACTTCAACAAGCAAAGCATAAATCTTTTGAGCTTAAACAGGTTGGAGAAGCGTAGCTCCCTTAGAAAGGTTAATGTCAATGATTATGGAGCTGAGGGGAGTGGTGATACTGATGACTCAGAG GCTTTCAAGAAGGCTTGGGATGTGGTATGTTCTTCTGGGGAAGCAATTCTTGTGGTGCCTGAGGAGAATTATCTTCTCAAACCAATCAGATTCTCTGGCCCTTGCAAACCTAACATTGAAGTGCAG ATTTCTGGAACCCTTGAAGCATCAGATGATCCATCAGATTACAAGGAAGACAGCAGTCACTGGCTTGTGTTTGAGAATATTAAGAAACTGTTTGTTTATGGTGGTGGAACCATCGATGGAAACGGCAAGATATGGTGGAAAAACTCATGCAAAAGGAACAAAAAGCGA CCATGCAAGGATGCTCCAACG GCTCTGACTTTCGATAATTGTGAGGACTTGATAGTTGAGAACCTGAACATAGAAAATGCTCAACAAATGCACGTTTCATTCCAAGACTCCGAGAATGTTAAGGTTTCTGGCCTTAACGTGATTGCACCAGAGGATAGCCCAAACACCGATGGGATTCATGTCACAAATACGCAAAACATCCAAATCTCAGATTCTGTCATAGGAACTG GTGATGATTGCATATCTATTGTACATGGATCTAAAAATGTAGAAGCTACAAATATTACATGTGGACCTGGTCATGGTATCAG TATTGGAAGCTTAGGGGCCGGAAAATCCAAGGAAATTGTTTCAGGAATATTAGTGAATGGAGCCAAGATTTTTGGAACCAAAAATGGAGTTAGAATCAAGACATGGCAg GGAGGTTCAGGAAGTGCTAGTGACATCCAATTTCAGAACATTGAGATGGAGAATGTGACCAAtcccataataataaatcaGAATTACTGTGACAAGAAGAAAAAACCATGCAAAAAACGG CTTTTGCAGAAATCCGCTATTCAAATCAAGAATGTGTTGTACCAGAACATAACTGGTACAAGTTCTTCTGATATAGCTGTGAAGTTTGACTGCAGTGAGAAGTTTCCGTGCCAAGAGATAAAATTGCAGAACATAGACCTTAAGTGCGAAGACGGAGATGATGCTGAGGCTTGGTGTAACAATGTTGAATTATCTTACTTAGGACACGTTAAGCCTCGTTGCAATTCAGAAAACATTTTTACCACCTTTTGGAAATACTTTTCATGGTATATATGA
- the LOC137814068 gene encoding polygalacturonase-like isoform X2, which produces MALLKHLLLSLPIFIISFVFCHATLQEDPLTSIYVHHSPSTDNGGTLFKNFNKQSINLLSLNRLEKRSSLRKVNVNDYGAEGSGDTDDSEAFKKAWDVVCSSGEAILVVPEENYLLKPIRFSGPCKPNIEVQISGTLEASDDPSDYKEDSSHWLVFENIKKLFVYGGGTIDGNGKIWWKNSCKRNKKRPCKDAPTALTFDNCEDLIVENLNIENAQQMHVSFQDSENVKVSGLNVIAPEDSPNTDGIHVTNTQNIQISDSVIGTGDDCISIVHGSKNVEATNITCGPGHGISIGSLGAGKSKEIVSGILVNGAKIFGTKNGVRIKTWQGGSGSASDIQFQNIEMENVTNPIIINQNYCDKKKKPCKKRKSAIQIKNVLYQNITGTSSSDIAVKFDCSEKFPCQEIKLQNIDLKCEDGDDAEAWCNNVELSYLGHVKPRCNSENIFTTFWKYFSWYI; this is translated from the exons ATGGCCCTCCTTAAACACCTCCTCCTCTCTCTCCCCATTTTCatcatttcttttgttttttgtcATGCCACCTTGCAAGAGGACCCACTTACCAGTATATATGTTCATCATTCACCTTCCACTGATAATGGTGGGACATTATTCAAGAACTTCAACAAGCAAAGCATAAATCTTTTGAGCTTAAACAGGTTGGAGAAGCGTAGCTCCCTTAGAAAGGTTAATGTCAATGATTATGGAGCTGAGGGGAGTGGTGATACTGATGACTCAGAG GCTTTCAAGAAGGCTTGGGATGTGGTATGTTCTTCTGGGGAAGCAATTCTTGTGGTGCCTGAGGAGAATTATCTTCTCAAACCAATCAGATTCTCTGGCCCTTGCAAACCTAACATTGAAGTGCAG ATTTCTGGAACCCTTGAAGCATCAGATGATCCATCAGATTACAAGGAAGACAGCAGTCACTGGCTTGTGTTTGAGAATATTAAGAAACTGTTTGTTTATGGTGGTGGAACCATCGATGGAAACGGCAAGATATGGTGGAAAAACTCATGCAAAAGGAACAAAAAGCGA CCATGCAAGGATGCTCCAACG GCTCTGACTTTCGATAATTGTGAGGACTTGATAGTTGAGAACCTGAACATAGAAAATGCTCAACAAATGCACGTTTCATTCCAAGACTCCGAGAATGTTAAGGTTTCTGGCCTTAACGTGATTGCACCAGAGGATAGCCCAAACACCGATGGGATTCATGTCACAAATACGCAAAACATCCAAATCTCAGATTCTGTCATAGGAACTG GTGATGATTGCATATCTATTGTACATGGATCTAAAAATGTAGAAGCTACAAATATTACATGTGGACCTGGTCATGGTATCAG TATTGGAAGCTTAGGGGCCGGAAAATCCAAGGAAATTGTTTCAGGAATATTAGTGAATGGAGCCAAGATTTTTGGAACCAAAAATGGAGTTAGAATCAAGACATGGCAg GGAGGTTCAGGAAGTGCTAGTGACATCCAATTTCAGAACATTGAGATGGAGAATGTGACCAAtcccataataataaatcaGAATTACTGTGACAAGAAGAAAAAACCATGCAAAAAACGG AAATCCGCTATTCAAATCAAGAATGTGTTGTACCAGAACATAACTGGTACAAGTTCTTCTGATATAGCTGTGAAGTTTGACTGCAGTGAGAAGTTTCCGTGCCAAGAGATAAAATTGCAGAACATAGACCTTAAGTGCGAAGACGGAGATGATGCTGAGGCTTGGTGTAACAATGTTGAATTATCTTACTTAGGACACGTTAAGCCTCGTTGCAATTCAGAAAACATTTTTACCACCTTTTGGAAATACTTTTCATGGTATATATGA